The following are encoded together in the Parabacteroides chongii genome:
- a CDS encoding DUF4493 domain-containing protein, with amino-acid sequence MKHYIKVWYSLCLLIGLLASCNEDGNLVPTGTLYLNVEEDQTLQTRATSEVTYESLQVAILQGEEDTLKVYNDYLTEVKGQRLVLPVGKYTVAVRSNGADGVAWETPLYQGSEEVEVKQGEITNTKVTCTIANTKVSVVYADDLNEYFTDYQTTVSTPSGALLYTRDEYRAGFFTPEKLTVLLKLVNNDGNEFVIKKVYPDIEPQYHYTFKFTISNGNTDDEAGADVDVDVDKEHQEITYNIFVKEEELTNIGEPSAKLGGAFTGGVYTFKRTVQNQNPASNTISLDYILGSKNTLQSFVVTMDSPTGVSRFDITKGEGNGIGFPAVPGSSVETDDPRYTAYRMDLSTIVQHLECLNEQPTEYTFKVDILDDKYQETSITFVIKMMPDVAASVEKPYCWNTFALLKGNSSTEDIYFKFQSEDGSVIDIKSITRSGDDVSALVIGLETGVEYTYWLTSDTDPTMNCNTSSFVLSAPSAVPNLKFEDWTDQTSGYLDAPIVGGNKKYISPNKDPNNTYWNSGNLGAMATKEILTESVEDVIALSISKKAARLISKYPSAAGMGAFAAGSVYSGSPKEVSSKGAVLTYGQPFQGYPTKLRGFYKYIPETIDDSSKEIDSRCPVKMDGKKDQAIIYIALIPKQFEVVSKTSGTIMSFNKANANAFAYGEYIITDTKNETGKDVEGIQNDYAPFEISLQYDDAIPRTGQYYIVIVATSSRYGDYFTGAIGSCLYIDEFELDYDYDPASFSNTNLKDMKAININD; translated from the coding sequence ATGAAACACTATATAAAAGTTTGGTATAGTTTATGCCTGTTAATCGGTTTGCTGGCTTCCTGCAATGAAGATGGCAATTTGGTTCCTACCGGAACTTTGTATCTGAATGTGGAGGAAGATCAGACTTTACAAACACGTGCCACGTCGGAAGTGACTTATGAATCTTTACAGGTCGCCATCCTGCAGGGAGAAGAGGATACGTTGAAAGTCTATAACGATTATCTGACGGAAGTGAAAGGACAACGTTTAGTACTTCCGGTAGGTAAGTATACGGTGGCTGTCCGTTCCAATGGAGCGGATGGTGTTGCCTGGGAAACGCCGTTGTATCAGGGATCGGAAGAGGTGGAAGTAAAACAAGGAGAGATTACCAATACGAAAGTGACTTGTACGATTGCGAATACGAAAGTTTCCGTTGTTTATGCAGATGATTTGAATGAGTATTTTACGGATTATCAGACTACTGTCAGTACCCCGTCCGGTGCATTGCTCTATACTCGTGATGAGTATCGGGCTGGTTTCTTTACACCGGAGAAATTGACTGTCCTGTTGAAACTGGTGAATAACGATGGGAATGAGTTTGTTATAAAGAAAGTGTATCCGGATATCGAACCACAGTATCATTATACGTTTAAGTTTACCATTTCAAATGGTAATACGGATGATGAGGCGGGTGCTGATGTGGATGTCGATGTGGATAAAGAACACCAGGAGATTACTTATAATATATTCGTTAAGGAAGAGGAACTGACTAATATAGGCGAACCGTCTGCTAAGTTAGGTGGTGCATTCACGGGTGGTGTTTATACCTTTAAGAGAACTGTACAAAATCAGAATCCTGCTTCGAATACTATCTCGTTGGATTATATATTAGGTAGTAAGAATACTTTGCAGTCGTTTGTGGTGACGATGGATTCGCCTACGGGAGTATCACGTTTCGATATAACAAAAGGTGAAGGAAACGGAATCGGTTTCCCAGCTGTACCTGGCTCTTCAGTAGAAACTGATGACCCTCGTTATACTGCTTATCGAATGGATTTATCGACTATTGTACAACATTTGGAATGTCTGAATGAACAGCCGACAGAATATACCTTTAAGGTAGATATCTTGGATGACAAGTATCAGGAAACTTCGATTACTTTTGTTATTAAGATGATGCCGGATGTGGCGGCTTCTGTTGAAAAACCATACTGCTGGAATACTTTTGCATTGTTAAAAGGTAATAGTTCGACAGAAGATATTTATTTTAAGTTTCAGTCTGAAGATGGCAGTGTGATTGATATTAAGTCTATTACAAGATCCGGGGATGATGTCTCTGCTTTGGTTATAGGACTGGAGACTGGAGTGGAATATACTTATTGGTTGACTTCTGATACAGATCCAACCATGAATTGTAATACTTCATCTTTCGTTTTAAGTGCTCCTTCAGCTGTTCCGAATTTGAAGTTTGAAGACTGGACGGATCAAACCTCTGGTTATTTGGATGCCCCTATCGTAGGTGGAAATAAAAAATATATTTCTCCTAATAAAGATCCTAATAATACTTATTGGAATTCGGGAAATTTAGGTGCTATGGCTACAAAAGAAATATTGACAGAAAGTGTTGAAGATGTGATAGCTCTTTCTATTTCTAAAAAGGCTGCAAGATTAATATCTAAATATCCTAGTGCTGCAGGTATGGGGGCTTTTGCTGCAGGTAGTGTTTATAGCGGAAGTCCTAAAGAAGTTTCAAGTAAAGGTGCTGTATTGACTTATGGGCAGCCTTTTCAAGGTTATCCTACAAAATTGAGAGGATTCTACAAGTATATTCCAGAAACAATTGATGATTCTAGTAAAGAAATAGACTCTCGTTGCCCGGTGAAGATGGATGGGAAAAAAGACCAGGCAATTATTTATATTGCACTGATCCCAAAACAATTTGAAGTCGTATCTAAAACCAGTGGTACAATTATGTCTTTTAATAAAGCAAATGCAAATGCTTTTGCTTATGGTGAATATATTATAACTGATACGAAAAATGAAACGGGGAAAGATGTGGAAGGTATACAAAATGATTATGCTCCTTTTGAAATTTCATTACAGTATGATGACGCTATTCCTAGGACAGGACAATATTATATTGTCATAGTTGCAACTTCCAGTCGTTATGGTGATTATTTTACGGGAGCTATTGGTAGTTGTTTGTATATTGATGAATTTGAGTTGGATTATGATTATGACCCTGCTTCTTTTTCCAATACGAATTTGAAAGATATGAAAGCTATAAATATTAACGACTAA
- a CDS encoding PCMD domain-containing protein has product MKGRNSIWCFLVGLLLTGCVENDLPYPTIEGIIEEFAVEGQTSVKIDKTSASVSVKVADTLDLRNLRVEKLVVTSGMTVIPDSVACKDFLHFPDTGFVSVDSLPETVNTRMNFKKPVSFLLRLYQDYPWKVTVVHDILRKVTVANQLGASLIDADTHNVIIYVDSTAQPSLRNVKIETFQLGSSIAKTTPEPSEVTDFTRPRIFQVSAFDETEEWTVSVAYPPAGMSFTSLSAWAKRAVVTGKTLTGQVSARYRGKPQAETKADSEEGWEEVLSSEIEIDEEGNFTLVFTHLKPGMEYEYQLTVDGASEDIKTFTTEAVELVPNLSLDDWFKDGKSWYADLDLTPENYFWDSGNKGSNAVGEANPTSPETSDVVKGKAARLESKTVAGVFAAGSLYTGTFGKVEGLSGASLNFGRPYTGRPSALRGYYKYNSGTIDKAKNPYKELEGRKDSCHIYMALFSGWTSPFPVNTNTGTFVDLTWNNENLLAFGQLVQGETVKDYTQFRIDMEYRDQTTKPTYILIVASASKYGDYFTGSTSSVLLLDELELVFE; this is encoded by the coding sequence ATGAAGGGAAGAAATAGTATCTGGTGTTTTTTAGTAGGTCTGCTGCTGACAGGCTGTGTGGAAAACGATCTGCCTTATCCTACTATCGAAGGGATTATCGAAGAGTTTGCCGTTGAAGGACAGACTTCGGTAAAGATCGATAAGACTTCGGCTTCCGTCTCTGTAAAGGTGGCGGATACATTGGACCTGAGGAACCTGAGAGTGGAAAAGCTGGTCGTTACTTCGGGCATGACCGTTATACCGGATTCTGTAGCTTGCAAAGACTTTCTGCATTTTCCGGATACCGGATTTGTGTCGGTAGACAGTCTGCCCGAGACGGTCAATACGCGAATGAACTTTAAGAAACCGGTTTCTTTTCTGCTTCGTTTGTATCAGGATTATCCCTGGAAAGTGACGGTGGTACATGATATACTGCGTAAAGTAACTGTTGCAAACCAGCTGGGGGCTTCCCTGATCGATGCTGATACGCATAATGTAATTATATATGTGGATTCAACAGCCCAGCCTTCTTTGCGTAATGTGAAAATAGAGACCTTCCAGTTAGGTAGCAGCATTGCAAAAACGACACCTGAACCGTCGGAGGTAACCGATTTTACCCGTCCTCGTATTTTCCAGGTATCCGCTTTTGATGAAACGGAAGAATGGACCGTGAGTGTGGCGTATCCGCCTGCCGGAATGTCGTTCACCTCTTTGTCGGCATGGGCAAAACGAGCGGTTGTGACGGGTAAGACATTGACCGGACAGGTTTCGGCTCGCTATCGCGGTAAACCGCAGGCGGAGACAAAGGCTGATTCGGAAGAAGGCTGGGAGGAAGTGCTTTCCAGCGAAATAGAGATAGATGAAGAAGGAAACTTCACGTTGGTCTTTACGCATCTTAAACCGGGTATGGAGTATGAATATCAGTTAACGGTGGACGGTGCATCCGAGGATATCAAAACATTTACGACGGAGGCGGTGGAGTTGGTGCCGAACCTCTCGTTGGACGATTGGTTTAAAGATGGCAAAAGCTGGTATGCCGACCTCGATCTGACTCCGGAAAATTATTTCTGGGATTCAGGAAACAAAGGCTCGAATGCCGTAGGTGAAGCGAATCCGACTTCTCCGGAAACCAGTGATGTTGTAAAGGGAAAAGCCGCCCGTCTAGAAAGTAAAACGGTAGCCGGTGTGTTTGCCGCCGGTAGTTTGTATACCGGGACTTTTGGTAAGGTTGAAGGGCTGAGTGGTGCTTCGTTGAACTTCGGTCGTCCGTATACGGGTCGTCCATCTGCTTTGCGTGGCTATTATAAATACAATTCCGGTACCATCGATAAAGCGAAAAATCCGTATAAGGAGCTGGAAGGGCGTAAGGATTCTTGCCATATTTATATGGCTTTGTTTTCCGGCTGGACATCTCCGTTCCCAGTCAATACGAATACCGGAACATTTGTCGACCTGACCTGGAACAATGAGAATCTGCTCGCCTTCGGTCAGCTGGTTCAGGGGGAAACTGTCAAAGATTACACCCAGTTCCGCATCGACATGGAATATCGTGATCAAACAACAAAACCGACTTATATATTGATCGTCGCTTCCGCCAGTAAGTATGGTGATTACTTTACAGGCAGTACGAGTAGCGTGTTGTTGCTGGATGAGTTGGAGTTGGTGTTTGAGTAG
- a CDS encoding helix-turn-helix domain-containing protein: MEQMKLYTHEEMLDRVIGVRGTPEREKYEDNINNFLIGEAIKRTREAKNLTQEQLGELMGVKRAQISKIESGKSVNFSTIVRAFRAMGVKSANLDLGSLGKVALW, encoded by the coding sequence ATGGAACAAATGAAATTGTATACTCATGAGGAAATGTTAGATCGGGTAATCGGTGTTCGAGGTACTCCGGAACGAGAAAAGTATGAGGATAACATAAATAATTTCCTAATTGGGGAGGCCATTAAGCGAACTCGTGAAGCCAAGAATCTCACTCAAGAGCAATTGGGTGAATTGATGGGTGTCAAGAGGGCGCAAATATCCAAAATAGAAAGTGGAAAAAGCGTCAATTTCTCAACGATTGTCCGAGCTTTTAGAGCTATGGGTGTAAAATCGGCAAACCTTGATTTAGGTTCATTGGGCAAGGTCGCTCTTTGGTAA
- a CDS encoding InlB B-repeat-containing protein, with amino-acid sequence MKKKERNSWILWRSLLLILLLMMTWRGEAQTKVYNKDELKTAIENGESVLLMNEINIDYELTISKSLTLDLGGKTLRREEKAGDIICVKCTNGKITIKNGSIITKQNKAAFGGYGSGLDVSGGNVVIENCTISGYTNSSSSKDATGIQFYSGTLYIVSGNFVGTGARNLGKNYAIWSNGTTINNFLKGSYLKKDGNAVGNVNTKTIEGSVTVHPITYILDYKVIDGTITSSTHVKSYKALDIFDNVIQPLATVEREGYTNQWTYNDGSSTINISAATDLPYPYVTSDTHTITLTTTWSPIEYKIVYKDIDGATNPNMITEYDITKGSESLASAIKPYYDFVGWFDDEGNQIQSIVYDRIKKYESTQTYNVTARWKPTEYILSFDTKTNEVINPITYSVNATDTQLPEPASRESEGYSFVGWYDGDTKVEAIPVNSPKTMKLTAKWDPLTYTIICKEEDGKSQIKKLEYKTGQTIILDDFQKEGYIFEGWRTETNGKGNKVTQISGIGNKEVYASWTPIQYTLKYELKGGDYKGQNPITYSYLERATLPTSLELTKEAFVFSAWYLDPTYSGQPLVEAPVAGGLKTDGGRKMSFTAYAKWEENKGIMFISGGDKPVDNSKYKLEKGITENEMPKVTRKGYVFKGWYSGDKLMTFIPANGEPIVLKAKWELCSYGIEYILNGGTNPSNSPSSYTYEITVTLPIPAKEHYDFAGWFIDPSLTNSAGDAIPQNSIENKTFYAKWTPKKYTLTFDPQGGTCSTKTQTYIYGEAAELKAKPRKSHYDFVGWCYDADCKDACGDKIPVNKSGNYTLYAKWKLTDYKIELDKYYGEFPAGANVPVTYTYESAIEKLPAPNRNGFTFAGWYADDRLTIPVSSPAIEKGSSGNKTFYATWDRGYQVIVSQPSNGKIAVTHNGNAVASGAMVGKGESLVVTATPATSDYVLKQLTVNGTTYTTSPQTVVMPEKDLKITAEFTISSVPAAPAPKIILSPAGMDKFPKGENVKVQLEKTDEATTLYYRLDGSPEKAYSGEFLVESAKDTVLLEAIAKKDGYRDGVTTRYIIFDNGKISLTFDLPLGVKATNPTGGDVVTATTTGGSFEFMLTVDKNYYTNLDSMVVSANDSTITGNASGLYTLTNCSSDITVTVSGLKAKTCTVTLQQTENGQVKFTDGADETTSEVGYGSSVSITAVADEDFKFLQWNTGSQSNPLNLTVSRDTTISARFISDYKSYMMTLPQMEGVTVKPFSGYSTEVKKDGTFKFYLVLAKGYREGNLVVRANGEELTKNKGGYAIYHINKNISISVDGIVRDSIKLTLPDHVTAKVVETMSDVAGQGLFEETMLLLQAKAPEGKIFSKWTDGKTDNPRMATAVDAAQLIPLFTDKEDAAYAKVILNQSPGAGITGANSNMDAVKSGDVVQLKVVLLPAYSQSEVVLTADDKVLTPETSLRAASETKTYIYNLPVEKDGITVKVSGLKLNSYEVTVSQTNGGTVSAVPAGKVTHGDKVQLKAEAASGMLFVKWWDGNTLNPYPYTVASDTEVKACFVGTESTVDNELVDTERVRMKVSGSTLFIEVPETSLLYIWDYKGSLFRTLTVPAGMYTSSLPSGAYLVKVGDGQPVKVVVR; translated from the coding sequence ATGAAGAAGAAGGAAAGAAATAGTTGGATATTGTGGCGGAGTTTATTGCTTATTTTATTATTGATGATGACATGGCGAGGAGAAGCACAAACAAAAGTTTACAATAAAGATGAGTTAAAGACAGCTATAGAAAACGGAGAAAGTGTTCTTTTAATGAATGAGATTAATATTGACTATGAGTTGACGATATCAAAAAGTCTAACATTAGATTTGGGAGGAAAAACTCTAAGGCGTGAGGAAAAAGCAGGTGATATAATTTGTGTAAAGTGTACGAATGGAAAGATAACTATAAAAAATGGATCAATAATTACAAAACAAAACAAGGCTGCTTTTGGAGGCTATGGCTCTGGTCTTGATGTGAGTGGAGGAAATGTTGTAATTGAAAATTGTACAATATCAGGATATACAAATTCTAGTTCTTCAAAAGATGCAACAGGTATACAGTTCTATAGTGGAACTCTCTATATAGTTAGTGGTAATTTTGTAGGAACAGGAGCTCGTAATTTGGGGAAGAATTATGCTATTTGGTCAAATGGAACGACTATTAATAATTTTCTTAAAGGTTCTTATTTAAAGAAAGATGGGAATGCTGTAGGTAATGTAAATACAAAAACAATAGAGGGTTCTGTCACGGTTCATCCTATTACTTACATTTTGGATTACAAAGTAATAGATGGGACTATAACATCTTCAACACATGTTAAATCTTATAAGGCGTTAGATATTTTTGATAATGTAATACAACCATTAGCCACTGTAGAGAGAGAGGGGTATACAAATCAGTGGACTTATAATGATGGATCTTCTACGATTAATATTTCAGCAGCAACAGATCTGCCTTATCCTTATGTGACTAGTGATACTCATACTATTACACTGACTACAACTTGGTCACCTATTGAATATAAAATTGTATATAAAGACATAGACGGAGCGACTAACCCCAATATGATAACAGAATATGATATAACAAAGGGCTCAGAATCTTTGGCTTCTGCAATCAAGCCTTATTATGATTTTGTAGGTTGGTTTGATGATGAAGGAAATCAAATACAGTCAATAGTGTATGATAGGATTAAGAAATATGAGTCTACTCAAACTTATAATGTTACTGCAAGGTGGAAACCGACAGAGTATATTCTTTCTTTTGATACTAAAACAAACGAGGTTATAAATCCAATAACATATTCAGTAAATGCAACAGATACGCAACTCCCTGAGCCTGCCAGTCGCGAAAGTGAAGGCTATTCTTTTGTAGGTTGGTATGATGGAGATACAAAAGTTGAGGCTATTCCTGTAAATAGTCCGAAAACGATGAAACTTACAGCTAAATGGGATCCGCTTACTTATACTATAATATGTAAAGAAGAGGATGGGAAGAGTCAAATTAAAAAGCTTGAATATAAAACTGGACAAACGATTATTTTAGATGATTTTCAGAAGGAAGGATATATTTTTGAAGGTTGGAGAACTGAAACTAATGGAAAAGGAAATAAAGTTACTCAGATATCCGGAATCGGGAATAAAGAGGTTTATGCCTCTTGGACTCCAATTCAATACACCTTGAAATATGAATTGAAGGGTGGAGATTATAAAGGACAGAATCCGATTACTTATTCTTATTTAGAAAGGGCAACGCTTCCAACTTCTTTGGAGTTGACAAAAGAGGCATTTGTGTTTAGTGCTTGGTATTTGGATCCAACTTATTCAGGACAGCCTTTGGTTGAGGCTCCTGTTGCGGGTGGTTTAAAAACAGATGGTGGACGTAAGATGTCTTTTACCGCATATGCAAAATGGGAAGAGAATAAGGGAATTATGTTTATTTCCGGTGGAGATAAACCTGTTGATAATAGTAAATATAAACTAGAAAAAGGGATTACAGAGAATGAAATGCCAAAGGTAACCCGTAAAGGGTATGTATTTAAAGGTTGGTATAGTGGTGATAAATTGATGACTTTTATTCCTGCGAATGGAGAACCAATAGTGTTGAAAGCAAAGTGGGAATTGTGCTCTTATGGAATAGAATATATATTGAATGGAGGTACGAATCCTTCAAATTCACCTTCTTCTTATACTTATGAAATAACAGTGACTTTACCTATTCCTGCAAAAGAGCATTATGATTTTGCCGGTTGGTTTATTGATCCGTCATTAACAAATTCTGCAGGAGATGCCATTCCCCAAAATTCAATAGAGAACAAAACATTTTATGCAAAGTGGACACCGAAGAAATATACTTTGACATTTGATCCCCAAGGTGGTACTTGTAGTACGAAAACTCAAACATACATCTATGGTGAAGCTGCGGAACTCAAAGCTAAACCAAGAAAGTCTCACTATGATTTTGTTGGATGGTGCTATGATGCAGACTGTAAGGATGCCTGCGGAGATAAAATTCCTGTAAATAAAAGCGGAAATTATACGCTTTATGCAAAGTGGAAATTAACTGATTATAAAATAGAGTTAGACAAGTATTATGGTGAGTTTCCTGCAGGAGCAAATGTTCCGGTAACTTATACTTATGAAAGTGCAATTGAAAAATTACCTGCACCGAACCGTAATGGATTTACTTTTGCTGGTTGGTATGCAGATGACCGTTTGACTATACCGGTTTCTTCTCCTGCAATAGAAAAAGGTTCATCTGGTAACAAAACCTTTTACGCCACCTGGGATCGTGGTTATCAAGTAATCGTATCTCAACCGTCGAATGGAAAGATTGCAGTTACTCATAATGGAAATGCAGTCGCTTCTGGGGCGATGGTTGGTAAAGGTGAATCGTTGGTTGTTACGGCTACTCCGGCAACATCTGATTATGTATTGAAACAATTGACAGTAAACGGGACTACTTATACGACCAGTCCGCAAACAGTGGTAATGCCGGAGAAAGATTTGAAGATCACGGCAGAGTTCACAATCTCATCTGTACCGGCAGCCCCTGCCCCTAAAATAATCCTTTCCCCTGCCGGCATGGATAAATTTCCGAAGGGAGAAAATGTGAAAGTGCAGTTGGAGAAAACGGATGAGGCGACAACGTTATATTACCGTTTGGACGGTTCGCCGGAGAAGGCTTATTCGGGAGAGTTCCTGGTTGAAAGTGCTAAAGATACGGTTCTTTTGGAGGCTATTGCAAAGAAAGATGGTTATCGGGATGGGGTGACAACACGTTATATCATCTTCGATAATGGAAAGATTTCCCTGACCTTCGATCTCCCTTTAGGTGTGAAAGCAACCAACCCTACCGGTGGCGATGTGGTAACGGCTACCACAACCGGAGGTTCTTTTGAGTTTATGCTGACGGTGGATAAAAACTATTATACGAATCTTGACTCAATGGTTGTCTCGGCGAATGATTCGACGATTACGGGGAATGCTTCCGGGCTTTATACGTTAACGAACTGCTCGTCCGATATTACGGTGACTGTCTCCGGTCTGAAAGCTAAAACCTGTACGGTTACATTGCAGCAGACAGAGAACGGACAGGTCAAGTTTACCGATGGTGCGGACGAAACGACTTCGGAAGTTGGATACGGATCATCGGTATCGATCACGGCAGTTGCTGATGAGGACTTTAAGTTCCTGCAATGGAATACCGGCAGCCAAAGCAACCCGCTGAACCTGACGGTTAGCAGGGATACGACTATTTCTGCCCGTTTCATCTCTGATTATAAGTCGTATATGATGACTTTGCCGCAGATGGAAGGAGTGACCGTGAAACCGTTCTCCGGTTATTCTACCGAAGTGAAGAAAGACGGAACGTTTAAGTTCTACCTGGTTCTCGCTAAAGGATACCGTGAAGGAAATTTGGTTGTTCGTGCCAATGGTGAAGAGTTGACGAAGAATAAAGGAGGATATGCGATCTACCATATAAATAAGAACATCAGCATCTCGGTTGATGGTATTGTCCGGGATTCCATAAAGCTGACATTGCCGGATCATGTGACGGCGAAAGTTGTTGAAACGATGTCCGACGTAGCCGGTCAGGGGCTATTTGAAGAAACGATGCTTTTGCTTCAGGCGAAAGCGCCCGAAGGCAAAATCTTTAGTAAATGGACGGACGGAAAGACGGATAATCCCCGAATGGCAACGGCAGTGGATGCAGCCCAGCTGATACCTCTGTTTACAGATAAGGAAGACGCTGCGTATGCAAAGGTGATCCTGAATCAATCACCGGGAGCCGGTATTACGGGAGCCAATTCGAATATGGATGCAGTGAAGAGTGGTGACGTTGTGCAATTGAAAGTCGTTTTGCTTCCTGCTTATAGCCAGAGCGAGGTCGTTTTGACAGCCGATGACAAGGTGCTGACTCCTGAAACTTCTTTACGCGCAGCATCTGAGACAAAGACCTATATATATAATTTGCCGGTGGAAAAAGACGGTATAACGGTGAAAGTATCGGGACTGAAACTAAATAGCTACGAGGTTACAGTGAGCCAGACTAACGGTGGTACGGTATCTGCCGTTCCGGCAGGTAAGGTTACTCATGGGGATAAAGTCCAGTTGAAGGCGGAGGCGGCTTCCGGCATGTTGTTTGTCAAATGGTGGGATGGCAACACCCTGAATCCTTATCCGTATACGGTCGCCTCTGATACGGAAGTAAAAGCCTGTTTCGTCGGAACAGAATCGACTGTCGATAATGAATTGGTTGATACGGAGCGAGTACGGATGAAAGTATCCGGTTCTACTTTGTTTATTGAAGTGCCGGAAACTTCCCTGTTATATATCTGGGATTACAAAGGTTCTTTGTTCCGTACCCTTACAGTTCCTGCAGGGATGTATACTAGTTCGCTTCCGTCGGGAGCTTATTTGGTGAAAGTGGGTGACGGACAACCGGTGAAAGTCGTTGTTCGGTAA
- a CDS encoding nucleotidyltransferase family protein, producing the protein MRSKEEYIELLRDYFQNKAKAYGVVRMALFGSVARSEQTDSSDIDVAYEGKADILLRCRMKQELEALFGCKVDIIRLRKQLVDTSFLQNISKDLLYV; encoded by the coding sequence ATGCGATCGAAAGAAGAATATATTGAATTATTACGAGATTATTTCCAAAATAAGGCAAAAGCTTATGGAGTAGTCCGGATGGCTCTGTTTGGTTCTGTGGCTCGTAGTGAACAGACTGATTCCAGTGATATAGATGTTGCCTATGAAGGTAAAGCCGATATCTTATTGCGCTGTCGTATGAAGCAAGAGTTAGAGGCTTTGTTCGGTTGTAAAGTAGATATTATTCGTCTTCGTAAACAGCTTGTTGATACTTCTTTTTTGCAAAATATCTCTAAAGATTTGTTGTATGTTTGA
- a CDS encoding HepT-like ribonuclease domain-containing protein → MFDKVRIKAILDRIEDAILLIQSKADLVNKPDDFLLDQEGTFLLSGICMQLIFIGESVKTIDNKTEHSYLKRYPAVPWTGIMGLRDIIAHEYHRIDEEEIFNVIKQDLAPLLMTIRQMRTDL, encoded by the coding sequence ATGTTTGATAAAGTTCGCATCAAGGCAATATTGGATCGGATAGAAGATGCCATTCTGCTGATTCAGAGCAAGGCCGATCTTGTTAATAAACCGGATGATTTCTTGTTGGATCAAGAAGGCACTTTTTTATTAAGTGGTATCTGTATGCAGTTGATTTTTATAGGAGAAAGCGTCAAGACTATTGATAATAAAACGGAACATTCTTATTTGAAACGTTACCCGGCTGTTCCTTGGACTGGAATTATGGGATTACGGGATATTATTGCACATGAATACCATCGGATAGACGAAGAAGAAATATTTAATGTAATAAAGCAAGATTTAGCTCCTTTGTTAATGACTATCCGTCAGATGAGGACTGACTTATAA